In Methanomicrobium sp. W14, the sequence TATCATTGGATACTTTCTTTGTTGTGGTTGATGATTACACGGAATAGAGGGGAAAGGGGGGCAGAATATTTTTTTGAAAATCAGTTTTTTGCCCCTGGCTTTAAGGCGTTCATCGTATATGCCGGTTCCTGAGAACCGGTAAGAAGTGGTATTTGCAGTTTATCCCGATGCATAGATATAAAAATCACTAATTATGTGAAATGCTAAAAAATAAGTATGGATTTGCTAGTTAGTCCGTCAAGCGCAGAAGAAGCCAGGTATGCGCTTTCAGCTGACATAATTGATGTAAAAAAGCCTTCTGAGGGCTCCCTTGGTGCGAATTTTCCATGGGTTATTTCGGAAATAAAAAATATGAGCAAAAAGCCGGTCAGTGCAGCTATCGGAGATTTCGGGTTTCTGCCCGGGGGAGCCTCCCAGGCTGCGTTTGGTGCTGCCTGCGCGGGGGCGGATTATATAAAAGTCGGTCTCAAGTTTGACGGGGAGGAAAAAGCGTTTGATTTTATACGCGATGTAACAAAGGCCGTTAAGTGGAGATTCCCAGAAAAGATTGTTGTGGCGGCAGCTTATGCTGATTCCGGCCGTGTAGACTCAATTTCTCCTTTTGATATGGCACCTATTGCCGCGAAGGCCGGTGCTGATGTGGCAATGATAGACACAGCTGTAAAAGACGGCAAAGGTCTGTTTGATTTTCTTAATAAAGAAGAACTCGCTAAATTTACTGAAAATAATCGTAAACTTGGTTTAAAAACCGCGCTTGCAGGTTCTCTTAAATTTAATGACCTTACTGTATTAAAGAAGATAAATCCTGAGATTATCGGTGTAAGGGGTATGGTGTGCGGGGGGGACCGCAGTGCAGTTATCAGAGAGGAGTTAGTGCAAAAAGCTATGGCTATGGTCAGGTGAATAATTTATATGTATACTGAAAAACTGAACATGAAAACCGGTTACACTTTTGACGATGTTCTGTTGATTCCAGCGGCGTCC encodes:
- a CDS encoding (5-formylfuran-3-yl)methyl phosphate synthase, which gives rise to MDLLVSPSSAEEARYALSADIIDVKKPSEGSLGANFPWVISEIKNMSKKPVSAAIGDFGFLPGGASQAAFGAACAGADYIKVGLKFDGEEKAFDFIRDVTKAVKWRFPEKIVVAAAYADSGRVDSISPFDMAPIAAKAGADVAMIDTAVKDGKGLFDFLNKEELAKFTENNRKLGLKTALAGSLKFNDLTVLKKINPEIIGVRGMVCGGDRSAVIREELVQKAMAMVR